From the Saccharobesus litoralis genome, one window contains:
- a CDS encoding TylF/MycF/NovP-related O-methyltransferase: MEYIKKPKDLYNIAGDYKPYYFTALTGSAHIYPIDEQYVDWSYELDFVFERIKGNQISRCAIVGWDSIPAGIETLFSQNNIEVLGHAQIHSLEKGGMELHDLVNLRQGDAIFIFGTSKFSSILRAIEKLIPANVYVIPASREAIVPSPIQFASHYEWGWRSLILNYLKVSGLKGHFSEFGTFYGSAFFRSYFELHHWLDGKFYAFDSFEGLSEPDAREQSFSNGDFTVGAYGYNQQSFELVGEILDIPKERVKVHKGFYDKSLTESAKLKLELKEKSISVCRIDCDLLEPTLDVLEFVEPLLEDGALLYFDDWRLCRASPHIGERGAVKQWLRDNPNIDLEPFASEHWQHQWFIFNRLK, from the coding sequence ATGGAATATATCAAAAAGCCAAAAGATTTATATAATATCGCGGGAGACTATAAGCCTTATTACTTTACTGCTCTCACTGGAAGTGCACACATATATCCAATAGACGAACAATATGTTGATTGGAGTTATGAATTGGATTTTGTTTTTGAAAGAATCAAAGGTAATCAAATATCAAGATGTGCTATTGTGGGCTGGGATTCAATCCCTGCTGGTATTGAAACATTGTTTAGTCAAAATAACATAGAAGTTTTAGGCCATGCACAAATTCACTCCTTAGAAAAAGGGGGAATGGAGCTACATGACTTAGTTAATTTACGCCAAGGCGATGCAATATTTATATTTGGCACGAGTAAATTTAGTAGCATATTAAGAGCAATTGAAAAGCTCATCCCTGCTAATGTCTATGTAATTCCAGCCTCTAGGGAAGCAATTGTCCCGTCACCGATTCAATTTGCCAGTCATTATGAATGGGGATGGCGCTCATTAATTTTAAACTACCTAAAAGTTTCAGGTTTGAAAGGCCACTTCTCAGAATTTGGCACATTTTATGGTAGTGCTTTTTTTAGATCTTATTTTGAGCTTCATCATTGGTTAGACGGAAAATTTTACGCGTTTGATAGTTTTGAAGGGCTGTCCGAGCCAGATGCTAGAGAGCAAAGCTTTTCTAATGGTGATTTCACAGTGGGTGCATATGGTTATAACCAACAATCATTTGAGTTAGTTGGAGAGATTCTTGATATACCTAAAGAACGAGTCAAAGTACATAAAGGCTTTTACGATAAATCATTAACAGAAAGTGCAAAGCTTAAATTAGAGTTAAAAGAAAAAAGCATTTCAGTATGCAGAATCGATTGCGATTTATTAGAACCCACGTTAGACGTATTAGAGTTTGTTGAGCCTTTACTTGAAGATGGAGCATTGCTGTATTTTGATGATTGGCGACTGTGTAGAGCTAGTCCGCATATTGGAGAGAGGGGAGCTGTTAAGCAGTGGTTAAGAGATAACCCTAATATTGATTTGGAACCTTTTGCGTCTGAGCATTGGCAACATCAGTGGTTTATTTTTAATCGATTAAAGTAG
- a CDS encoding phytanoyl-CoA dioxygenase family protein, producing the protein MKNSFQVSDLIEKFDEITKKLDNDGIVIVRNVLDQEKIDQISQWWDSIRRPLRNGECIQGLKRYNHFYIHGVLPWPVGDIYKHNSIVSFMTNYLGQNLALYMNRLNIKDFSFDSPIHLHQDIPYFHGTDKKLTSFLALTDVNFNNGGMFFVKGSHKLGHLGKETLDINKFSEQDVFIPTLRAGDMLISDIHTIHASLTNIKKTDRLLLQVIYQPASDGAYYQDSIKEPTLVNGEWETELFEPWTHQ; encoded by the coding sequence ATGAAAAATAGTTTTCAAGTTTCAGATTTAATTGAAAAATTTGATGAAATTACGAAGAAGTTAGATAATGACGGGATTGTTATAGTTCGCAATGTTCTTGATCAAGAAAAAATTGACCAAATTAGCCAGTGGTGGGATAGCATTCGAAGACCTTTAAGAAACGGTGAGTGTATACAAGGTTTGAAGCGATACAATCATTTCTACATACATGGTGTTTTACCTTGGCCAGTAGGTGATATATACAAACATAATAGCATTGTAAGTTTCATGACTAATTATTTAGGACAAAATTTAGCCCTTTATATGAATCGTTTAAATATAAAAGATTTTAGCTTTGATTCCCCAATTCATTTGCATCAAGATATTCCTTATTTCCACGGTACGGATAAAAAATTAACTTCGTTTTTAGCTTTAACTGACGTTAATTTTAATAATGGTGGTATGTTTTTTGTGAAAGGGTCCCACAAATTAGGGCACCTTGGTAAAGAAACACTCGATATCAATAAATTTTCTGAACAAGACGTATTTATCCCAACGTTACGAGCTGGAGATATGTTGATTTCTGATATCCATACCATTCATGCGTCTTTAACTAACATAAAAAAAACTGATAGGCTTTTATTGCAAGTGATATATCAACCCGCATCTGATGGGGCATATTATCAAGACAGTATTAAAGAACCGACATTGGTTAATGGGGAGTGGGAAACTGAATTATTTGAACCTTGGACTCATCAGTAA
- a CDS encoding 6-hydroxymethylpterin diphosphokinase MptE-like protein, with protein sequence MLKNIRLHVETDEEKQNKIESELSHEIERIYKNNLVAFQQHAPSMEPYVKNLKASNIAIFCNKNGDHNIVDFGAGRTFYGLSPKQEIEQQFLLNTQHMQYIDFALNPELENITNIPRNSLSLSDLPSFQHRYQLNKAPKNITTLVVLGLGLGQHISKLIDSYDIDYLVIYEPELQYFQCSVMSENWRYILDRAQQKKTQLFFQIGKDGRDIIADMNELVEHCGIQGFYLFKHYNHPVFNAIELNCQQKSWRKIKETGINFHLHQKAVEYLPKWTVGLDLQHYSSLDKNNEKFIKNLEAFKTYFPNIYQEFNNYEPQVWLPVKSPKNEINVIKKDCLTPWYGEHPVEESLINFDNYTKQPTKDGLVLGYEGQKLKHYLHYQFVSKTTKLLNEAEEQSGKLPGQLKSLIFFGMGVGYQMESLFDNHQVDKLFLCEPNRDFFFASLFAIDWAHILKKVDETQSRLYINIGDDGSNLFQDLLKQFYSIGPYVLASTYFYQSYYNSELTSAIAQLREQLQIVVSMGEYFDHARYGIAHTTNIIERGTALLVNNPSRYLSFEDTEVPIFLVGNGPSLDTAIETIKEWKDQAIIISCGTALMPLYKHGIVPDFHAEIEQNRATFDWCCRVGDFEYLKKISLISCNGIHPDTCDLFKDTFVAFKDGESSTASALEILGKENYTELKFAFPTVSNMVLNIFSTIGFNQIYLFGVDLGFVDVDNHHSKLSGYYYTDGKEISDYKKDNNTSIVVPGNFRNTVLTKHEFKLSKTLMEQLLRKRRIDCFNCSDGARIEGAKPLKLELLLVTSSSVNKKHAIGAIKDKVFRTATNYSKYSEMFSNKYDYQVLESELIELLQLAKQEFNSIKQVEDYINKQKELLFKSYKRGASLLFYLMYGTVNYTNALLSKLLTSKENENCQLLNSARKHWVNTLDKLFDNVKYYSDLFDLSDSFVHHREISVAFSDKSEKVINICETHKAIDNFWRSSGVITPDNWLPTIGNTYDVPDYPKYAQLKESMKFYPKLTSEQLSKEELRADYTVDAYLAWITEDNLLKKYMEFEHKASIVIGTNRLEFYKDIDSHICFYWSPGEIDDLSKLESLKLGKYPMHNRTVVGFNMMKALLVSNSFSHVISKLNYLESSLDKNDEVITTLFKEMEGVRHFVEFSSYIAIPRSPISDVSFVDALGNRGKVFNAAVKLEQLYINNLTRDAVNDFCSTLKF encoded by the coding sequence ATGCTTAAAAATATTCGACTGCATGTAGAAACGGACGAAGAAAAACAAAATAAAATTGAGTCTGAATTATCCCATGAAATAGAGCGAATATATAAAAACAATTTAGTCGCTTTTCAGCAACATGCTCCCTCAATGGAGCCATACGTTAAGAACTTAAAGGCCAGTAATATTGCCATTTTTTGCAATAAAAATGGCGATCACAATATTGTTGATTTTGGTGCTGGTAGAACCTTTTATGGTTTGTCGCCAAAGCAGGAAATAGAACAGCAGTTTTTATTAAACACTCAGCATATGCAGTATATAGATTTTGCATTAAACCCTGAGCTTGAAAACATAACAAATATTCCTAGAAACAGTTTATCATTATCAGATCTACCTTCATTTCAGCATCGCTATCAATTAAATAAAGCACCTAAAAATATAACGACATTAGTAGTGTTAGGACTTGGGCTAGGGCAGCACATCTCTAAACTAATTGACAGTTATGACATTGATTACTTAGTTATTTATGAGCCTGAACTTCAATATTTCCAATGTTCTGTTATGTCAGAAAATTGGCGTTATATTTTGGATAGAGCGCAACAAAAAAAGACTCAACTGTTTTTTCAAATAGGTAAAGATGGCCGTGATATTATTGCAGACATGAACGAACTGGTAGAGCATTGTGGTATTCAAGGGTTTTACCTATTTAAGCATTATAATCACCCAGTCTTTAATGCTATTGAGTTAAATTGCCAACAAAAATCGTGGCGAAAAATAAAAGAAACAGGCATTAATTTTCATCTACATCAAAAAGCTGTTGAGTACCTACCTAAATGGACCGTGGGCTTAGATTTACAACACTATTCCTCGTTAGATAAAAATAATGAAAAATTTATTAAGAATTTAGAGGCGTTTAAAACTTATTTTCCCAATATTTATCAAGAATTTAATAACTACGAGCCTCAAGTTTGGTTACCTGTTAAATCGCCAAAAAATGAAATTAACGTTATAAAAAAAGATTGCTTAACACCATGGTATGGAGAACACCCCGTAGAAGAGAGTTTGATTAATTTTGATAACTACACTAAACAGCCTACTAAGGATGGCTTAGTACTAGGGTATGAAGGTCAAAAATTAAAGCATTACTTACATTATCAGTTTGTTAGTAAAACAACGAAGTTATTGAATGAAGCAGAAGAACAATCAGGAAAACTACCTGGGCAGTTAAAAAGTCTTATCTTTTTTGGAATGGGCGTGGGTTACCAAATGGAAAGCTTATTTGATAACCATCAAGTTGATAAGCTGTTTTTATGTGAGCCGAATAGAGACTTCTTTTTCGCATCCTTATTTGCCATTGATTGGGCTCATATCTTAAAAAAAGTCGATGAAACACAAAGCCGCCTTTACATCAATATTGGTGATGATGGCTCTAATTTATTTCAAGATTTATTAAAGCAGTTTTATTCGATTGGCCCTTATGTTTTAGCCAGCACGTATTTTTATCAAAGTTATTACAATTCTGAATTAACGAGCGCAATTGCTCAGCTACGTGAACAATTACAAATTGTTGTTTCAATGGGCGAATATTTTGATCATGCGAGATACGGGATTGCTCATACCACAAATATAATTGAGAGAGGCACAGCACTATTAGTTAATAACCCTAGTCGCTATTTAAGCTTTGAAGATACCGAAGTACCTATTTTTCTTGTTGGAAATGGTCCATCTTTAGATACTGCGATTGAAACAATTAAAGAGTGGAAAGATCAGGCTATTATCATCTCCTGCGGTACTGCGCTAATGCCACTATATAAGCATGGCATAGTGCCAGATTTTCATGCTGAAATTGAACAGAATAGAGCTACATTTGACTGGTGCTGCCGTGTAGGCGATTTTGAATATTTAAAAAAAATCAGTCTAATATCTTGTAATGGAATTCATCCTGATACCTGCGATTTATTTAAAGACACCTTCGTTGCATTTAAAGATGGCGAGTCATCAACGGCGTCGGCATTGGAAATATTGGGTAAAGAGAACTATACCGAACTCAAATTTGCGTTTCCAACCGTATCGAATATGGTTTTGAATATTTTTTCTACTATAGGATTTAATCAAATTTACCTATTCGGTGTCGATTTAGGTTTTGTTGATGTCGATAATCACCACTCTAAGCTTTCAGGTTATTATTACACGGATGGTAAGGAAATAAGTGATTATAAAAAAGACAATAATACGTCAATTGTTGTTCCTGGAAATTTTCGAAATACAGTATTAACGAAACATGAATTTAAGCTATCAAAAACTTTAATGGAGCAATTATTGAGAAAAAGGCGTATTGATTGTTTTAACTGTAGTGACGGAGCGAGAATTGAAGGTGCTAAGCCTTTAAAATTAGAGCTTCTTTTAGTTACTAGCTCCTCAGTAAACAAAAAACACGCGATAGGTGCAATTAAAGATAAGGTTTTTAGAACAGCAACAAATTACTCCAAATACTCAGAAATGTTTAGTAATAAGTATGACTATCAAGTACTGGAATCTGAATTGATAGAGCTTCTTCAACTAGCTAAACAAGAATTTAACTCGATTAAACAAGTGGAAGATTATATAAATAAACAAAAAGAATTGTTGTTTAAGTCATATAAAAGAGGCGCTTCTTTACTGTTTTATTTAATGTACGGAACTGTAAATTATACAAATGCTTTGTTGTCCAAATTACTAACTTCTAAGGAAAATGAAAACTGTCAATTACTCAACAGTGCTAGAAAACATTGGGTAAATACTTTAGATAAATTATTTGATAACGTTAAATACTATAGTGACTTATTTGATTTGAGTGACTCATTTGTTCATCATCGAGAGATTTCGGTTGCGTTCAGTGATAAATCAGAAAAAGTTATTAATATTTGTGAGACACATAAGGCTATAGATAATTTTTGGAGAAGTTCGGGGGTTATTACTCCTGATAATTGGCTACCTACAATAGGGAATACTTATGATGTTCCTGACTATCCAAAATATGCTCAACTAAAAGAAAGCATGAAGTTTTACCCTAAACTAACCTCGGAACAACTCTCAAAGGAAGAGTTAAGGGCTGATTACACAGTTGATGCTTATCTAGCTTGGATTACAGAAGATAATTTGCTCAAAAAATACATGGAGTTTGAGCATAAAGCTTCTATTGTGATTGGTACTAATCGATTAGAGTTTTATAAGGATATAGACTCACATATCTGTTTTTACTGGTCTCCTGGAGAAATTGATGATTTAAGTAAATTGGAATCTTTAAAGTTGGGTAAATATCCAATGCATAACCGTACGGTTGTTGGTTTTAATATGATGAAAGCTTTGTTGGTTAGTAATTCTTTTTCTCATGTAATAAGCAAACTTAATTATCTCGAAAGTAGTTTAGATAAAAATGATGAAGTAATAACAACCTTGTTTAAGGAGATGGAGGGTGTTCGACATTTTGTTGAGTTTAGTTCATATATTGCGATACCTAGGTCCCCTATATCAGACGTTTCTTTTGTTGATGCTCTTGGGAATAGAGGAAAAGTATTTAATGCCGCTGTTAAATTAGAGCAGCTCTACATTAATAATTTAACCAGAGATGCAGTAAACGATTTTTGTTCTACTTTAAAATTTTAA
- a CDS encoding glycosyltransferase family protein, which produces MKVIFIYQVNEYSVGLAGVFNKMLGQLEAISALGIQTYAIYMSKSDQIFSKFELGQLKPLEIKSNIPKLEQFKLFWKNAASIVLANRFDCVYARYDFMFNTPDLVSFFTEIKEVDCKKVVEFPTFPYEKELINNSTDEIEQDCKNRLALDGKIDFTYSTSHSPVLPNTKNYFFTNKLNTEVFAQAAKNISPLIVNNTIKIITVANNCHWHGFDRIIEGLANYYASEQVITVEYQLVGEGPELNNLAKMVSDKKLDKYVKFHGFKSGDELTQLFSGASIAIASLGLHRIDLFNSSVLKVRLYLANGLPLVYCCQDDDLLSFQYKYRVEENNAPLDINGLVNFVCELDKNKLIRNEIRQFAERNLSWHKFAKDLVQDLLNK; this is translated from the coding sequence ATGAAAGTTATTTTTATTTATCAAGTCAATGAATACTCAGTTGGTCTAGCTGGAGTATTTAACAAGATGCTCGGCCAGTTAGAAGCTATATCAGCATTAGGTATTCAGACTTACGCAATTTACATGTCTAAAAGTGATCAAATCTTTTCTAAATTTGAACTTGGGCAACTTAAGCCATTAGAAATTAAGTCAAATATACCCAAGCTTGAGCAATTTAAACTGTTTTGGAAAAATGCTGCAAGTATAGTCCTTGCTAATCGCTTTGATTGTGTTTATGCAAGATATGATTTTATGTTTAACACCCCAGATTTGGTAAGCTTTTTTACAGAAATAAAAGAAGTCGATTGCAAGAAAGTCGTAGAGTTTCCCACTTTCCCTTATGAAAAAGAGTTAATAAATAATTCAACAGACGAAATCGAGCAAGATTGTAAAAATAGATTGGCTTTAGATGGCAAAATCGATTTTACCTACAGCACCTCCCACTCACCAGTATTACCCAATACTAAAAATTATTTTTTTACTAACAAGCTGAATACAGAAGTGTTTGCTCAGGCGGCAAAGAATATTTCGCCTTTAATTGTGAATAATACAATTAAAATTATCACTGTCGCTAATAATTGCCACTGGCATGGGTTTGACCGAATAATTGAAGGACTTGCGAATTACTATGCTAGTGAGCAGGTGATAACGGTTGAATATCAACTAGTCGGAGAAGGTCCTGAATTAAATAATTTAGCTAAAATGGTATCTGATAAAAAACTTGATAAATATGTTAAGTTCCATGGATTTAAATCAGGAGATGAGCTTACACAACTATTTTCTGGTGCATCAATAGCTATAGCATCATTAGGCCTTCATCGAATAGATTTATTTAATAGTAGTGTTTTAAAAGTTAGGCTTTATCTCGCTAATGGGTTGCCTCTAGTTTACTGTTGCCAAGATGACGATCTGCTTTCATTTCAATACAAGTATCGAGTCGAAGAAAATAATGCACCATTGGATATTAATGGCCTAGTAAACTTTGTATGTGAGCTTGATAAAAACAAGCTAATTAGAAATGAAATAAGACAATTTGCTGAGCGAAATTTAAGTTGGCATAAATTTGCTAAAGATTTGGTTCAAGATTTGCTTAATAAGTAA
- a CDS encoding HAD family hydrolase, with protein MTKCDLGQYELISFDIFDTLVFRTLPKPEDVFAKSYRLVKNELQLPYDDEEFVALRKHAESLARQQSLSSETMLKNIYDCLPFTIDVREKLLLAELQVESQVCFVPEESRALLISALKSAANVVFISDMYLTATQIRNYIFKNDKQLSAIPIYVSCEHSASKFSRKLFAIVREAYSVDFNRWLHMGDNDTSDIQSAASFGIQTRYYNSQLDTSLINALESRDYGYVGEWQYTRKLSITKNLTRNSVSFELACFTWGPILFGFIDWVIDKTIQAGLGCILCLMREGETFYPLLKRRLSQRNITSINLEKLYASRKSTFWASIDLTQADWKRELVASLIKVQGYKIRNFYNDFNLVSDSVYEQFGHIDFKEADSTYLASSSLFDLVIKKINDNQKQIAKFIQGENTRFKCYYKKHITTPLSDCVIVDLGYGGTAQHQIEKTLKEKSGLNLLFYSTERINRFFSETQYLSFVGIHNQQWANSYTLARSPECIEALLLGNVGTTLGYTEDGEPILGKGVVQNQSIVAEFLSGLLAFFDVHYEYSNQAIPLEQIQIILARFINYPTYCEADLYSKIYHEDNFGADGVYPIISQDQVDKVKKMGVDAAYLKFKQNLNWYKSQLFWPQALMMFISKSFLHSHSLLKSSSNQNLIEELVAKVEQSNWQFFAIYGAGDIGEQFIKALEAQNVKPIIERIVDRRASVSGDYQLNGYCVTNIENALKQGSRQFVITSFAFKNEIALSITKTAKDMNINNIDLISI; from the coding sequence ATGACTAAATGCGATTTGGGGCAATATGAGCTGATATCATTTGATATATTCGACACGCTAGTTTTTCGTACATTACCTAAGCCAGAAGATGTTTTTGCTAAAAGTTATCGACTCGTAAAAAATGAACTTCAATTGCCATATGATGATGAAGAGTTTGTCGCTTTAAGAAAGCATGCGGAGAGTTTAGCTAGACAACAATCGCTTAGCTCTGAAACTATGCTAAAAAATATTTATGATTGCTTGCCTTTTACAATTGATGTTCGGGAAAAACTTTTACTTGCAGAGTTACAGGTTGAATCTCAAGTTTGTTTTGTTCCAGAAGAAAGCAGAGCTCTATTGATATCTGCATTAAAATCCGCGGCCAATGTTGTATTTATTTCTGATATGTATTTAACGGCAACTCAAATCAGAAATTATATTTTTAAGAATGATAAGCAATTATCAGCTATCCCGATTTATGTATCTTGCGAGCATTCAGCTAGCAAGTTTAGTCGTAAATTATTTGCCATTGTAAGAGAAGCCTATTCGGTAGACTTTAATCGGTGGTTGCATATGGGAGACAATGATACGTCTGATATTCAATCTGCGGCATCATTTGGTATTCAAACTCGTTATTACAATAGCCAATTAGATACTAGCTTAATTAATGCTTTGGAAAGCAGAGATTATGGATATGTTGGTGAATGGCAGTACACCCGAAAGTTATCAATTACTAAAAACTTAACGCGTAATTCTGTTTCATTTGAACTAGCCTGTTTTACTTGGGGGCCAATATTATTTGGTTTTATTGATTGGGTTATAGATAAAACAATACAAGCTGGTTTGGGTTGTATCTTGTGTCTTATGCGAGAGGGTGAGACATTTTATCCATTACTCAAAAGGCGTCTGTCTCAGCGTAATATCACATCGATTAATTTAGAAAAATTATATGCATCTAGAAAGTCGACATTCTGGGCGTCAATTGACTTAACTCAAGCGGATTGGAAACGAGAGTTAGTTGCTAGTTTGATTAAAGTACAGGGTTATAAAATTAGAAATTTTTATAACGACTTTAATTTAGTATCGGACAGCGTTTATGAACAATTTGGTCATATAGACTTTAAAGAAGCTGATAGTACTTATTTAGCGTCATCTAGCTTGTTTGATTTGGTTATAAAAAAAATTAATGATAATCAAAAACAAATTGCAAAGTTTATTCAAGGTGAAAACACGCGGTTCAAATGCTATTACAAAAAGCATATTACAACTCCTCTGTCTGACTGTGTTATTGTTGATTTAGGTTACGGCGGCACTGCTCAGCATCAAATAGAGAAAACACTAAAGGAAAAGTCAGGGTTGAACCTATTGTTCTATTCAACTGAGCGTATCAACCGTTTTTTTTCCGAAACACAATATCTCTCGTTTGTTGGCATTCATAATCAACAATGGGCAAATAGTTATACTTTAGCTAGATCTCCAGAATGTATCGAAGCATTACTGCTTGGGAATGTCGGTACAACTTTAGGCTATACTGAAGATGGTGAGCCCATATTAGGTAAGGGTGTTGTTCAAAACCAATCCATAGTCGCTGAGTTTTTATCGGGATTACTTGCTTTTTTTGATGTTCACTATGAATATAGCAATCAAGCGATTCCACTAGAACAAATTCAAATTATATTGGCTCGCTTTATAAATTACCCCACTTATTGTGAAGCTGATCTCTACTCAAAAATATATCATGAAGATAATTTTGGTGCCGATGGCGTCTATCCAATTATTAGTCAAGACCAAGTGGATAAAGTCAAAAAAATGGGTGTAGACGCTGCTTATTTAAAATTTAAGCAAAATTTGAATTGGTATAAAAGTCAGCTCTTTTGGCCACAAGCGCTAATGATGTTTATATCAAAGTCTTTTTTACATTCCCATTCGTTATTAAAATCGAGCAGTAACCAAAACTTAATTGAAGAACTCGTTGCAAAAGTTGAGCAATCAAACTGGCAGTTTTTTGCCATTTATGGCGCTGGAGATATTGGTGAGCAGTTTATAAAAGCACTAGAAGCTCAAAACGTAAAACCCATTATTGAACGTATAGTTGATAGGCGAGCAAGTGTATCAGGCGATTATCAATTAAATGGGTATTGTGTGACTAATATTGAGAATGCACTTAAGCAGGGGAGTAGACAATTTGTTATTACATCTTTTGCGTTTAAAAACGAGATCGCGTTAAGTATTACTAAAACAGCAAAAGACATGAATATTAATAATATTGATTTAATAAGCATTTAG
- the glf gene encoding UDP-galactopyranose mutase — MKFKEYDVIVVGAGFSGAVMAERFASQQNKKVLVLDKREHVAGNCYDKVDTNGVVVHQYGPHLFHTRHEDVWQYLSQFTDWHPYEHKVLAKIDGQLAPVPFNLNSLHAFYPKNKAEQLERLLISKYGENSKIPILDLKQTDEPRLQQLADFIYNKLFVNYTCKQWGCTPEEISPSVTARVPVVLNRDDRYFHDKYQAIPKNGYTALINNILSHPNITIATNVDAKDYIALEPDSKSVLVEGDVFNGLIVYTGMLDELFSYGKGELPYRSLQFQFEQHDVEFYQPATTVNYPNEENFTRITEFKHILSQQLPSTTIVKEFPQDYDKSDPNCNIPYYPVFNEQSQAAYHVYANEIEKYPKIIALGRLAQYKYFNMDDAVKNALDIFSSGSSND, encoded by the coding sequence ATGAAATTTAAAGAATATGATGTCATTGTTGTTGGTGCTGGATTTTCAGGCGCAGTAATGGCAGAAAGATTTGCTAGCCAGCAAAATAAAAAAGTCCTTGTTCTTGATAAACGTGAACATGTCGCTGGCAATTGTTACGACAAAGTTGACACTAATGGTGTCGTTGTACATCAATACGGCCCTCATTTATTTCACACTCGGCATGAAGATGTTTGGCAGTATTTAAGTCAATTTACCGATTGGCATCCATACGAGCATAAAGTATTGGCTAAAATAGATGGTCAATTAGCTCCTGTTCCATTTAACTTAAACTCTTTACATGCTTTTTACCCTAAAAATAAAGCGGAACAATTAGAGCGTTTATTAATATCCAAGTATGGCGAAAACAGCAAAATCCCCATTTTAGATTTAAAGCAAACGGATGAACCTCGACTTCAGCAGTTAGCAGACTTTATTTACAATAAATTATTTGTTAACTACACATGTAAACAATGGGGCTGCACGCCAGAGGAAATATCGCCTTCGGTGACCGCACGCGTGCCTGTCGTATTAAACAGAGATGACCGCTATTTTCACGATAAATATCAGGCGATCCCTAAAAATGGCTACACAGCATTAATCAACAATATTTTGTCGCACCCAAACATTACCATCGCGACGAACGTTGATGCTAAAGATTATATTGCGTTAGAACCAGACTCGAAATCCGTTCTTGTTGAAGGCGATGTATTCAATGGTTTAATTGTATACACAGGAATGCTTGACGAGCTTTTTAGTTACGGTAAAGGTGAATTACCTTATCGCTCTTTACAGTTTCAATTTGAACAACACGATGTTGAGTTTTATCAACCCGCAACCACGGTAAATTACCCAAACGAAGAAAACTTTACCCGCATTACGGAGTTTAAACATATATTGTCCCAGCAACTCCCATCTACAACTATCGTGAAAGAATTTCCGCAAGATTACGACAAATCTGATCCCAATTGTAATATCCCGTACTACCCAGTATTTAACGAGCAAAGCCAAGCGGCTTATCATGTATATGCGAATGAGATTGAAAAATACCCAAAAATCATTGCATTAGGTCGATTAGCTCAATATAAATACTTCAATATGGATGACGCGGTTAAAAATGCGTTGGATATTTTTAGTTCAGGATCTTCAAATGACTAA